From Spirosoma aerolatum, one genomic window encodes:
- a CDS encoding DUF3089 domain-containing protein, translating into MKNSLFIVATLLMAQTTLAQRGRLMQQMMERNFDRNAAPTTGPVPDYSNLYYWAASPDKHDVADSIPAFLKAEQRDTLADVFFIHPTTFGTGIHSEADASAPTQQRTNLLAELRNSAWNADLRDTALNRTTDLRPILYQASVFNGSCRVFAPRYRQASLKAFFVRDSPKAQAAFDLAYGDIRKAFLYYLGHHNHGRPIVIASHSQGSLHAIRLLQEFFDGKPLQQQLVCAYVVGYQIEKRAFKQLPWGDSPTATGCVVGWRSYAKGEIPRPVEEENGNSLCINPLAWTTATQWAFSDLHAGALRGFNELLPHSIGAGIEPQSAILWVSLPDGIDDRLKHMKNLHVLDYNLFWMNIRENVRQRVTAFAGLSKR; encoded by the coding sequence ATGAAAAACAGCCTTTTTATAGTCGCTACCTTACTGATGGCGCAGACTACCCTGGCACAGCGAGGCCGGCTGATGCAACAGATGATGGAGCGGAATTTCGACCGGAACGCAGCGCCTACTACTGGCCCGGTACCGGACTACAGCAACCTTTATTATTGGGCAGCTTCGCCTGACAAGCACGATGTGGCCGACAGTATCCCCGCCTTTCTGAAAGCCGAACAACGCGATACGCTGGCCGATGTATTCTTTATTCACCCAACTACGTTCGGAACGGGGATTCATTCGGAAGCCGACGCATCTGCTCCGACTCAGCAACGGACTAATCTGCTGGCTGAGCTACGAAATTCGGCCTGGAATGCCGACCTGCGCGATACGGCGCTGAACCGTACGACCGACTTACGGCCTATTCTGTATCAGGCATCGGTGTTTAATGGGAGCTGCCGCGTTTTTGCCCCCCGGTATCGACAGGCCAGCCTGAAAGCGTTTTTCGTGCGGGATTCTCCCAAAGCACAGGCTGCCTTCGATCTGGCGTATGGCGACATTAGAAAAGCGTTTCTGTACTACCTCGGTCACCACAACCATGGGCGGCCCATTGTGATTGCCTCGCATAGCCAGGGGAGTTTGCACGCGATTCGGCTGTTGCAGGAGTTTTTTGATGGGAAGCCGCTGCAACAGCAACTGGTCTGCGCCTACGTGGTGGGTTACCAGATTGAGAAGCGAGCCTTTAAGCAATTGCCCTGGGGCGATTCGCCAACGGCAACGGGCTGTGTGGTGGGCTGGCGGTCGTATGCAAAAGGGGAGATTCCCCGGCCTGTAGAAGAGGAAAATGGAAACTCGCTCTGTATCAATCCACTGGCCTGGACAACTGCTACGCAATGGGCTTTCAGCGATCTGCATGCCGGGGCATTACGGGGTTTCAATGAATTGTTGCCACATAGCATTGGGGCGGGTATTGAACCCCAGTCGGCTATTCTATGGGTCAGTTTGCCCGATGGGATCGATGATCGGTTAAAGCACATGAAAAACCTGCATGTGCTGGATTACAACCTGTTCTGGATGAATATTCGGGAAAATGTCCGGCAGCGGGTTACGGCTTTCGCAGGATTATCGAAACGGTAA
- a CDS encoding slipin family protein, with protein MKTVRIQAWQIGLVFKQGGYQKLISEGTYWAWPNETVYVYNRGERLQNPPCDLDVLLQYPEVAASLDVIDVNDHEIALQYEKGLFQSILTKGRWAYWKGIKQYDYLKADLSQLDIPTTIDLKSLMPAPLSAYVRTFTVEAHEQGVLFIDWTFERVLKPGVYYWWKNNTPLHVLKVDTRQQQMEVSGQEILTKDKASLRLSFFVQFQVQDVIKALVGNKDYDKQLYVAIQLALREYIGGLTLDELLDKKGELAPFVLAATAGKAADLGVELRNGGVRDIILPGDMRDIMNQVLMAEKKAQANSIMRREETASTRSLLNTAKLMEDNEMLWKLKEMEYVEKIADKISSISVSNDSSMVDQLKQLFVRPT; from the coding sequence ATGAAAACTGTACGCATCCAGGCCTGGCAAATCGGGCTTGTGTTCAAACAGGGCGGGTATCAAAAACTGATTTCGGAAGGCACGTACTGGGCCTGGCCGAACGAGACCGTCTATGTCTACAACCGGGGAGAGCGGTTACAGAATCCCCCCTGCGATCTGGACGTGCTCTTACAGTATCCCGAGGTAGCGGCCTCACTTGATGTGATCGACGTGAACGATCATGAAATTGCCCTGCAATACGAAAAAGGGCTTTTTCAATCTATCCTGACCAAAGGCCGCTGGGCGTACTGGAAAGGTATCAAGCAGTACGACTACCTCAAAGCCGATTTAAGTCAACTCGATATTCCGACAACGATCGACCTCAAATCGCTGATGCCAGCGCCTTTGTCGGCCTATGTCCGTACATTCACGGTAGAAGCACACGAGCAAGGCGTTTTGTTTATAGACTGGACATTCGAACGAGTGCTCAAGCCGGGGGTTTATTACTGGTGGAAAAATAACACGCCCCTTCATGTACTGAAAGTGGATACGCGCCAGCAGCAAATGGAAGTGTCGGGTCAGGAGATTCTGACCAAAGACAAAGCCTCTCTACGGCTGAGTTTTTTCGTTCAGTTTCAGGTGCAGGATGTTATAAAAGCGCTGGTCGGCAACAAGGACTACGACAAGCAGTTGTATGTGGCTATTCAGTTGGCTCTGCGTGAGTACATTGGTGGCCTGACACTCGACGAACTGCTGGATAAAAAAGGGGAACTGGCACCGTTTGTGCTCGCAGCCACGGCAGGCAAAGCCGCTGATCTGGGTGTTGAGTTGCGAAACGGTGGGGTACGTGATATTATCCTGCCGGGCGATATGCGCGACATCATGAACCAAGTCCTGATGGCCGAAAAGAAAGCCCAGGCCAACAGCATCATGCGCCGGGAAGAAACCGCTTCAACGCGCAGTCTGTTGAACACGGCCAAGTTGATGGAAGACAACGAAATGCTCTGGAAATTGAAAGAGATGGAGTACGTCGAGAAAATTGCGGATAAGATCAGTTCGATTTCCGTATCGAACGACAGCTCGATGGTCGATCAATTGAAACAACTTTTCGTACGGCCAACGTAA
- a CDS encoding helix-turn-helix transcriptional regulator: MPVNRNALIRYKTLDACLRNRQRKWTLEALIEKVSEALYEYEGIDKGISRRTIQADLQLMRSDKLGYFAPIVVVDKKYYTYDDPAYSITNIPLSDGDLLRMNEAVEVLKQFKGFSHFTALNDVVQKLEDYVYSTAQKSVPVIDFEKNEGLKGLHFLDVLYQAVIQKQVVCLDYQSFSARLPQTFIFHVWWLKEFKNRWFAVGVRDGKGQIMNLALDRMHAITPAPEVDYVVSHIDPELYYRDVIGVSVSDNMRPIRVKLFVTHRHAPYVETKPLHHSQEVLERTGEGIIIRLYVQHNFELEKEILGFGEAMVVLEPDRLRRSIQKRLLEAVHAYAPNE, from the coding sequence ATGCCTGTTAATCGGAATGCCCTGATTCGGTACAAAACACTGGATGCCTGCCTGCGCAATCGGCAGCGGAAATGGACGCTGGAAGCCCTGATCGAAAAAGTATCGGAAGCGCTCTACGAGTACGAAGGCATCGACAAAGGCATCAGCCGACGAACCATTCAGGCCGATTTGCAGCTGATGCGGAGCGATAAGCTAGGCTATTTTGCCCCCATTGTGGTCGTCGATAAAAAATACTACACCTACGACGATCCAGCATACAGCATTACCAATATTCCGTTGTCGGATGGCGATTTGCTTCGGATGAATGAGGCCGTCGAGGTGCTGAAACAGTTTAAAGGGTTTTCGCACTTTACGGCCCTGAACGACGTGGTGCAGAAACTGGAAGATTACGTGTATTCGACAGCCCAGAAGTCTGTTCCGGTTATTGATTTCGAAAAAAACGAGGGGCTGAAAGGGCTTCATTTTCTGGATGTACTGTATCAGGCCGTCATTCAGAAGCAAGTGGTTTGTCTTGACTATCAGTCGTTTTCGGCACGGCTGCCTCAAACGTTTATCTTCCATGTATGGTGGCTGAAAGAGTTCAAAAACCGCTGGTTTGCGGTGGGTGTACGGGATGGAAAAGGACAAATCATGAACCTCGCGCTCGACCGTATGCATGCCATAACACCCGCCCCAGAGGTCGATTATGTCGTGAGTCATATTGACCCTGAACTGTATTACCGGGATGTGATCGGGGTGTCGGTCAGCGATAATATGCGGCCAATCAGGGTGAAGTTGTTTGTTACGCATCGGCATGCCCCATATGTAGAAACCAAGCCGCTTCATCACTCACAGGAAGTACTGGAACGAACCGGCGAGGGAATTATCATTCGGCTATATGTGCAGCACAATTTCGAGCTGGAAAAGGAAATTCTGGGCTTTGGCGAAGCGATGGTCGTGCTTGAGCCCGACCGGCTGCGTCGTTCCATTCAGAAACGCCTGCTGGAAGCCGTCCATGCGTATGCTCCGAACGAGTAA
- a CDS encoding cation diffusion facilitator family transporter yields the protein MEQPIKPHRAERGQKTTRIGIAVSIVLLVIKGTAGWLGHSYALIADAIESGTDVITSTFVWFGLRVAARKPDENHPYGHGKAEPLAAIVVSMALLGAAIFIAFESIHNIQVPHEVPAPFTLVVLAGVVIVKEVLFRRIVQVGTETESSAVKADAWHHRSDAITSLTAFVGISIALIGGPGYESADDWAALLASGFIVFNAYHIFRPSFGEIMDESPAGDWKAEIEAIALTVPNVKRVEKCIVRKTGFEYFVDMHVQVPAHLTVKQGHDIAHAVKRTIMAEKPAVYDVLIHIEPH from the coding sequence ATGGAGCAGCCCATTAAACCCCATCGGGCCGAGCGGGGACAAAAAACAACACGCATCGGCATCGCTGTCAGCATTGTTTTGCTGGTGATCAAAGGAACGGCCGGATGGCTGGGTCATTCCTATGCCCTCATTGCCGATGCCATCGAATCAGGAACCGATGTGATCACGTCCACCTTTGTCTGGTTTGGGCTACGGGTTGCCGCCCGTAAACCCGACGAAAATCACCCCTATGGGCACGGGAAAGCGGAACCACTGGCCGCTATTGTGGTGTCGATGGCCCTGCTGGGCGCGGCTATTTTTATTGCTTTCGAAAGTATTCATAACATCCAGGTGCCGCACGAGGTCCCGGCTCCGTTTACGCTGGTGGTTCTGGCGGGGGTCGTTATTGTGAAAGAAGTGCTGTTCCGGCGCATCGTTCAGGTGGGCACCGAAACCGAAAGCAGTGCGGTAAAAGCCGATGCCTGGCACCACCGCAGCGACGCCATTACGTCGTTGACCGCTTTTGTGGGCATCAGCATTGCCCTGATTGGTGGACCAGGCTATGAAAGTGCCGACGATTGGGCGGCTCTGCTGGCCTCAGGATTTATTGTTTTTAACGCCTACCACATTTTCCGACCGTCGTTTGGCGAAATCATGGATGAATCCCCGGCTGGCGACTGGAAAGCTGAAATCGAAGCTATCGCGCTAACGGTTCCGAATGTGAAACGGGTCGAAAAATGTATTGTCCGGAAAACGGGGTTTGAGTATTTCGTGGATATGCACGTACAGGTTCCAGCCCATCTGACCGTGAAGCAGGGTCACGACATTGCTCATGCCGTGAAGCGGACTATTATGGCCGAAAAACCCGCTGTATATGACGTATTGATTCACATCGAACCCCATTAG
- a CDS encoding RtcB family protein, which produces METPISIDNILTLGPIPESLHTPFLRVANGLVQRAGYPTEKVMGLLAQMLQNPKKFAYSKNKVTNLAKAIYDLNKQGIAIPLSEAGAAYLPPEPAPFTLNTSGNQTEQTFDLRSGPLPYAIFGRENIEEGALKQMETAASLPISVAGALMPDAHQGYGLPIGGVLATDANTVIPFAVGVDIACRMCLSIFDLPPAFLKREPHLLKKSLVEQTKFGIGGETRAKFDESVMDLPEWTATKVIRDLKDKAYRQLGSSGTGNHFVEWGIVEVYESADPSKTTGLNLPSGEYLALLSHSGSRGFGGNVANYYSKLAMLKTKLPKQAAHLAWLDLNTEEGQEYWIAMNLAGEYASANHHEIHNKLAKALGEKPLVMIENHHNFAWKEQMPDGREVIVHRKGATPAGPDVLGIIPGSMTQPGFVVRGRGDTDSLNSASHGAGRLMSRTQAFNNITNSQLKKALEAADVQLIGGDLDEAPMVYKNIETVIDAQRDLVSVLAKFTPKIVRMADANRKEGRED; this is translated from the coding sequence ATGGAAACACCAATATCAATCGATAATATTTTAACACTTGGGCCCATTCCCGAATCGTTGCATACCCCCTTTCTGCGGGTAGCCAATGGGCTGGTTCAGCGGGCCGGGTACCCAACCGAAAAGGTGATGGGATTACTGGCGCAAATGCTTCAGAATCCTAAAAAATTCGCTTACTCGAAAAACAAGGTGACGAATCTGGCAAAGGCCATCTATGACCTCAACAAACAGGGCATTGCCATTCCGTTGAGCGAAGCCGGGGCTGCGTATCTGCCTCCCGAACCCGCACCATTCACGCTGAATACGAGCGGAAACCAGACCGAGCAAACCTTCGACCTGCGTTCCGGCCCGTTACCCTATGCCATATTTGGTCGGGAGAATATTGAAGAAGGTGCCCTGAAACAAATGGAAACGGCTGCCAGTCTGCCGATTTCGGTAGCGGGTGCGCTCATGCCCGATGCGCACCAGGGGTATGGCCTGCCCATTGGTGGTGTGCTGGCAACGGATGCCAATACCGTAATTCCGTTTGCTGTTGGGGTCGATATTGCCTGCCGAATGTGCCTGTCCATCTTTGATTTACCGCCCGCTTTTTTGAAACGGGAACCGCATCTATTGAAAAAATCGCTGGTGGAACAAACTAAGTTTGGCATCGGTGGCGAAACGCGGGCGAAGTTCGATGAGTCGGTGATGGATCTGCCCGAATGGACAGCGACCAAAGTAATCCGCGACCTGAAAGACAAAGCCTACCGACAGCTCGGAAGCTCAGGAACGGGTAACCACTTCGTCGAATGGGGAATCGTAGAGGTTTACGAATCAGCCGACCCGTCGAAAACGACTGGCCTGAATCTACCTTCGGGTGAGTACCTGGCGCTGTTGTCGCACTCGGGTTCGCGTGGGTTTGGGGGTAACGTGGCAAACTATTACTCCAAACTCGCCATGCTGAAAACGAAACTACCCAAACAGGCAGCGCATCTGGCCTGGCTCGACCTGAATACCGAAGAAGGGCAGGAATATTGGATTGCGATGAACCTTGCGGGAGAATATGCGTCGGCCAACCACCACGAGATTCATAACAAGCTGGCCAAAGCCCTCGGCGAAAAACCGCTGGTGATGATCGAAAACCACCACAACTTTGCCTGGAAAGAGCAAATGCCCGATGGCCGCGAGGTGATTGTGCACCGAAAGGGGGCCACCCCCGCCGGACCGGATGTACTGGGAATCATACCTGGCTCGATGACCCAACCCGGTTTTGTGGTACGGGGGCGCGGTGATACCGACTCACTCAACTCGGCCTCGCACGGAGCCGGACGGTTGATGTCGCGGACGCAGGCGTTCAACAACATCACCAATTCGCAGTTGAAGAAAGCCCTGGAAGCGGCCGATGTGCAGTTGATCGGTGGCGACCTCGACGAAGCCCCAATGGTCTACAAAAACATCGAAACCGTCATCGACGCCCAGCGCGACCTGGTCTCTGTTCTGGCAAAGTTCACCCCGAAAATCGTCCGCATGGCCGACGCCAACCGTAAAGAAGGCCGCGAAGATTGA
- a CDS encoding AraC family transcriptional regulator, which yields MGFIQLDSRWQYDHVISPFSRLYLITNGEGWVWHNGQKFILKPGYLYLIPSFTYSRYHCDQFLEQYYISFFDEMPEGLSIYDLTSTLYEVKAEPVDYSLMERLLAQNPGRTIQQPNPKEYDNRPEVLSFNQPKPSQSLSQFVETNGILLQLFSRFLGAENNDDRQRAKGIHQLASVLQYIDSHLHDKLTVEQLATKVHLNVDYFSRLFLTIVGIRPTDYIINKRLERAQLLMTTSSMALKAVAESVGIPSIYYFSRLFKRRFGIPPGQYRETAWTM from the coding sequence ATGGGATTCATACAGCTTGACTCGCGCTGGCAATACGACCATGTGATCAGCCCATTTTCGCGGTTATACCTGATTACCAACGGCGAAGGCTGGGTTTGGCATAACGGGCAAAAGTTCATATTAAAACCCGGTTATCTTTACCTAATACCCAGTTTTACCTATAGCCGCTACCACTGCGATCAGTTTCTGGAGCAATATTATATCAGTTTTTTCGACGAAATGCCTGAGGGGCTGTCTATTTACGACCTTACCTCTACACTATATGAAGTAAAAGCAGAGCCTGTCGATTATAGCCTGATGGAACGCCTTCTGGCCCAAAATCCCGGTCGGACAATCCAGCAGCCTAATCCGAAAGAATATGATAACCGACCTGAAGTACTTAGTTTTAACCAGCCCAAACCGAGCCAGTCGCTGAGTCAGTTTGTCGAAACGAATGGTATATTATTGCAACTTTTTTCCCGCTTTCTGGGGGCTGAGAACAATGATGACCGACAACGAGCGAAAGGTATACATCAACTGGCGTCGGTACTACAATACATCGACAGTCATTTACACGATAAGCTCACGGTTGAACAACTAGCGACCAAAGTCCATCTTAATGTCGACTATTTTTCACGACTATTTTTAACTATTGTAGGCATTCGTCCGACGGATTACATCATCAATAAGCGCCTGGAACGAGCCCAGCTCCTGATGACAACGTCATCAATGGCGTTAAAAGCGGTAGCCGAATCTGTTGGTATTCCCAGCATTTATTACTTCTCCCGGCTCTTCAAACGCCGATTCGGTATACCACCCGGACAGTACCGCGAAACGGCCTGGACGATGTAA
- a CDS encoding GAF domain-containing protein, which yields MQSALLPTDELSRIDALKSYDILDTLPEADYDAITTLASEICQTPIALISLVDDERQWFKSNHGLDTRETPRAFSFCAHSILNPSEVFIVPDSRQDERFSDNPLVTGDPHVVFYAGVPLVNNEGFPLGSLCVIDNAPKQLNESQLNALKALGKQVVNLMELRRSNKALSTVKNLLEQRNAELEQIAAIARDEVRPEVLQLHQTIVQLITEAINPDYDTIKLLLNEAICKLRVVEGGLNRIQLLD from the coding sequence ATGCAAAGTGCCCTCTTACCCACTGATGAACTGAGTCGGATCGACGCGTTAAAAAGTTATGACATTCTTGATACATTGCCAGAAGCCGACTATGATGCCATAACGACATTAGCGTCTGAAATCTGCCAAACACCCATTGCTCTGATTAGCCTTGTCGATGATGAACGGCAGTGGTTTAAATCGAATCATGGACTCGACACGCGCGAAACTCCTCGTGCCTTTTCCTTTTGCGCGCATAGTATTCTGAACCCGTCCGAAGTGTTTATCGTACCGGATTCGCGGCAGGATGAACGATTCTCCGACAATCCGCTGGTAACGGGTGATCCGCATGTGGTTTTCTATGCCGGAGTTCCTCTGGTAAATAATGAAGGCTTTCCGCTGGGATCGTTGTGCGTGATCGATAATGCTCCAAAGCAACTCAATGAATCCCAACTTAACGCGCTGAAAGCATTGGGTAAGCAGGTGGTCAATCTGATGGAACTCCGCCGTTCTAACAAGGCACTCAGCACCGTGAAAAACCTGTTGGAGCAGCGGAATGCCGAACTGGAGCAGATTGCCGCCATCGCCCGCGATGAAGTACGACCCGAAGTACTGCAACTTCACCAAACAATTGTTCAACTGATTACCGAAGCCATCAACCCCGACTACGACACGATCAAGTTATTACTCAATGAAGCCATCTGTAAGCTGAGAGTCGTTGAAGGTGGGCTGAACCGGATACAGCTACTCGATTGA
- a CDS encoding dihydrofolate reductase family protein → MTTDIFTLTIHMVSSLDGRIAKKDNSVSWFETADHYEKGIELTEQATTEFLKTIDCYVMGARTYEHALELSKLYGWPYGDVPTFVVTSRDLPIERPNIERYSGDLSVLVNERLKPAYKMVWVVGGAELANQFIRLKLADEIRLSILPIILGDGVLFFEQFGPEQALHLRDVRAYKSGMVELIYELKK, encoded by the coding sequence ATGACAACAGACATATTTACGCTAACGATTCATATGGTGTCGAGCCTGGATGGTAGGATTGCCAAAAAGGACAATAGTGTTTCCTGGTTCGAAACTGCTGACCACTACGAAAAAGGCATTGAACTGACCGAGCAGGCTACCACCGAATTTCTGAAAACCATCGATTGCTATGTGATGGGTGCCCGCACCTATGAGCACGCACTGGAACTGTCGAAATTGTACGGCTGGCCGTATGGCGATGTGCCTACATTCGTCGTAACCAGTCGGGACCTGCCCATTGAGCGACCCAACATCGAACGCTACTCGGGCGATTTGAGCGTGCTGGTGAATGAACGGCTGAAACCAGCTTACAAAATGGTTTGGGTAGTCGGCGGGGCGGAGCTTGCCAACCAGTTCATCCGGTTGAAACTGGCCGACGAAATCCGTTTATCCATCCTACCCATTATTCTGGGCGACGGTGTTTTGTTCTTTGAGCAGTTCGGTCCAGAACAGGCATTGCATTTACGTGATGTGCGAGCCTATAAAAGCGGTATGGTTGAGCTCATCTACGAACTCAAAAAGTAA
- a CDS encoding DUF5703 domain-containing protein, which translates to MKYTHLCFLIICLLVHSGFAQSPSIKAYNVVWTSQSRNSSESMPCGGGDIGLNVWVEKGDVLFYLAQSGTFDENNAMLKLGRVRLKLSSNPFQGSDFRQELHLGEGGVTISGANTQVSLWVDVFRPVVHVDVQSAKPISVTASYESWRYVDHWVQGTEYRANSYKVPPKFDVITRKDVIDFQGNDILFYHRNRSDVESVFDYTVRMEGMASVKDSLFNPLINNTFGGMMRGAGMKPVGTDSGLYVSTRYKAWSIASQKPIRSQPIEIFLNGSQSPTLDAWKAELATIVQQAVQNRKTARQKSVAWWGQFWNRSYIAIDSKDTAVAAISRNYQLFRYQLGCNAYGKWPTKFNGGLFTFDPEFADTKYAFSPDFRLWGGGTMTAQNQRLVYFPFVKSGDFDMLKPQFDFYLRSLRNAELRSRVYWGHDGACFTEQIENFGLPNIMEYGLKRPEGYDPGVEYNAWLEYEWETVFEFCLMMLDTERYEGRDISEYIPLIESCLTFYDEHYQFLAKQRGSKSFDGQGQYIFYPSSAAETYKMTYNSTTVISALTVILDRMLELPERYLNPKIREKWATMRKRIPPLPFGEYNGHKTLAPAQAWARIQNSEAPQLYPVFPWGLYGIGKPGLDVAVNTWTYDTLVVKYRSHVGWRQHNIFAARLGLTDEAARLTTLKFKNGSHRFPTFWGPGFDWTPDHNWGGSGMIGLQEMLMQTDGRTIRLLPAWPKTWNATFKLHAPYNTTVEGKIVDGKIQDLKVTPTGRVNDVILP; encoded by the coding sequence ATGAAGTATACCCACTTGTGCTTTCTGATTATATGCCTACTGGTTCACTCGGGTTTTGCCCAGTCCCCGTCGATCAAGGCCTATAATGTTGTCTGGACTAGTCAGAGCCGAAACTCGTCGGAATCGATGCCTTGCGGTGGGGGCGATATTGGTCTGAACGTATGGGTCGAAAAAGGCGATGTGCTTTTTTACCTGGCCCAGAGTGGTACGTTCGATGAGAACAACGCCATGCTTAAGCTGGGCCGGGTTCGGCTGAAACTTTCGTCTAATCCATTTCAGGGGTCCGATTTCCGGCAGGAGTTACACCTGGGCGAAGGGGGCGTAACCATTAGTGGAGCGAATACACAGGTATCGCTCTGGGTCGATGTCTTCAGGCCCGTAGTGCATGTGGATGTGCAGAGTGCCAAACCCATTAGCGTGACGGCTTCTTATGAATCCTGGCGGTATGTCGATCATTGGGTACAGGGTACGGAGTACCGGGCAAATTCGTACAAAGTACCCCCGAAATTTGATGTGATTACCCGAAAAGATGTGATTGATTTTCAGGGCAATGATATTCTGTTTTACCACCGTAATCGCAGCGACGTCGAATCGGTTTTTGACTATACCGTGCGGATGGAAGGGATGGCTTCTGTAAAAGATAGTCTGTTCAACCCACTCATAAACAATACGTTCGGGGGCATGATGCGGGGCGCTGGTATGAAACCCGTTGGAACCGATTCCGGTCTATATGTTAGCACCCGATACAAGGCATGGTCGATAGCCAGTCAGAAACCGATCCGTTCGCAGCCGATCGAGATTTTTCTCAACGGGTCACAATCGCCCACGCTTGATGCCTGGAAAGCCGAATTGGCGACTATCGTTCAGCAGGCAGTACAGAACCGCAAAACGGCTCGGCAGAAAAGTGTGGCCTGGTGGGGGCAATTCTGGAACCGTAGCTACATCGCCATTGACAGTAAAGACACCGCCGTAGCAGCCATTTCCCGAAACTATCAGCTATTCCGCTATCAATTGGGCTGTAATGCCTACGGCAAATGGCCGACGAAGTTCAACGGGGGCCTGTTCACCTTCGACCCGGAGTTTGCCGATACAAAATATGCTTTCTCTCCCGATTTCCGGCTCTGGGGTGGGGGTACCATGACCGCACAGAACCAGCGGCTGGTGTATTTCCCATTCGTCAAAAGTGGTGATTTTGATATGCTCAAACCCCAGTTCGACTTTTATCTGCGTTCGCTGCGGAATGCCGAGTTGCGGAGTAGGGTCTACTGGGGGCATGATGGAGCCTGTTTTACGGAGCAGATCGAAAATTTTGGCCTCCCTAACATCATGGAATATGGGCTAAAACGTCCTGAAGGTTATGATCCCGGTGTGGAGTACAATGCCTGGCTCGAATACGAATGGGAAACCGTATTTGAATTCTGCCTGATGATGCTGGATACAGAACGATACGAAGGTCGCGACATTAGTGAATACATCCCCTTGATTGAAAGCTGCCTGACGTTTTATGACGAACATTATCAGTTTTTGGCCAAACAGCGGGGCAGTAAATCCTTCGATGGGCAGGGGCAGTATATTTTCTACCCCAGTTCGGCGGCCGAAACCTACAAGATGACCTACAATTCGACCACTGTGATTTCCGCCTTGACAGTTATTCTGGACCGGATGCTGGAACTGCCCGAACGGTATCTGAACCCAAAAATCCGGGAGAAATGGGCAACCATGCGCAAACGGATTCCACCCCTGCCGTTTGGTGAGTACAACGGCCATAAAACGCTGGCTCCCGCGCAGGCCTGGGCCCGAATCCAGAATTCGGAAGCCCCCCAATTGTATCCGGTGTTTCCGTGGGGGCTGTATGGGATCGGCAAACCCGGTCTGGATGTAGCTGTTAATACCTGGACATACGATACGCTGGTGGTGAAATACCGGAGCCATGTCGGCTGGCGACAACATAATATTTTTGCGGCCCGGCTTGGCCTTACCGACGAAGCAGCCCGGTTAACAACCCTCAAATTCAAAAATGGCTCACATCGGTTTCCGACGTTCTGGGGGCCCGGCTTCGACTGGACACCCGACCATAACTGGGGTGGTTCGGGCATGATTGGCCTACAGGAAATGCTGATGCAAACCGATGGCCGAACGATTCGACTGCTACCTGCCTGGCCCAAAACCTGGAACGCAACCTTCAAACTGCACGCACCTTATAATACGACGGTGGAAGGCAAAATCGTAGATGGAAAAATACAGGATCTGAAGGTGACACCGACGGGCCGAGTAAACGATGTGATTCTGCCCTGA
- a CDS encoding porin family protein: protein MKTLVTTATLLVAFTLTVQAQSRSDSTGRDKPILSEETRQNINQKSNQAAEKFEETLDQSISYQQRNQLSWFQPGNLFLGGSLGMGAANGQAYLALNTRVGYFFQPGFAAGLRFDTDRLVGNKYNSRQIGAFARYYPFRTRISSFLGASLNSGREFSDNLPPEAKAKYTSVGLEVGVMAWILHRLGAELSYESNFYNKLDPTVSRGKGNRIKLGVNYYFGQISNRGVKLTR from the coding sequence ATGAAAACACTTGTTACGACAGCAACACTGCTTGTTGCCTTTACACTGACCGTTCAGGCTCAGAGTAGATCCGATTCGACGGGCAGGGATAAACCCATTTTATCGGAGGAGACCCGACAGAACATCAACCAGAAAAGTAACCAGGCGGCCGAAAAATTTGAGGAAACACTCGACCAATCGATTTCGTATCAGCAACGCAATCAGCTTAGCTGGTTTCAACCGGGCAACTTGTTTTTGGGCGGTAGCCTCGGAATGGGTGCAGCCAATGGGCAGGCATATTTGGCGTTGAATACACGAGTCGGCTATTTCTTTCAGCCTGGCTTTGCAGCTGGTCTACGCTTCGACACCGATCGATTAGTAGGTAATAAATACAACTCCCGTCAAATCGGCGCTTTTGCCCGATACTATCCATTTAGGACCCGCATAAGCAGTTTTCTGGGTGCCAGCCTGAACAGTGGTCGGGAATTTTCGGACAACCTGCCTCCTGAAGCAAAGGCCAAGTATACCAGCGTAGGGCTGGAAGTTGGGGTGATGGCCTGGATTCTGCATCGCCTGGGCGCTGAACTCTCCTACGAAAGCAATTTTTATAACAAACTCGATCCAACCGTCAGTCGAGGTAAGGGTAATCGAATCAAACTAGGTGTAAATTATTATTTCGGCCAGATAAGCAATCGAGGTGTGAAGCTGACCCGATAA